The following is a genomic window from Bacteroidia bacterium.
CCTGGCAGGATTCACAACAACTCAAAATCGCCCGCATAGGTGACAATATGCGGCAGGTAGCCGTTACGGAAGGTGACAAGGTTTCGGCACAGATTCAATTTGGCTATTCGGTAAATGGTTATGGGCTGGGAGATGTCACTGCTTTTGTAAACCAGGTCTCTGATGCTGCGATCGACCGACTGACAGAAGAATATGCCGATAGCTATATGCTCGCCTCTGCACTCAGAAAGGGAGGCATCGCCCATACTTCGCTTCGCGAAGCTGCCCGGATTGAGATTGGCTTGCGGGCCTTTCTGGAAAGCGGAAATTTTGGGGCATTTACAGATACATTCGAAAACCTGCACGGCCTCACACAGTTACCCGGTATAGCCGCTCAAAGACTGATGGCCGACGGCTATGGCTTTGGAGCCGAAGGCGACTGGAAAACCGCAGCACTGGTGCGGGCCATGAAAGTCATGGGACATGGATTGAAGGGGGGAAATTCATTTATGGAGGACTATACCTATCATTTTCATCCTGAAGGTATGCAGGTTTTGGGCGCACATATGCTCGAGATTTGTCCTTCTATCGCAGAAACAAAACCTGCCTGTGAAGTACACCCGCTGGGAATAGGCGGCAAAGCTGACCCGGTGAGACTGGTATTTAATGTGGCAGCAGGACCCGCGCTCAATGCATCCATGATCGACATGGGCAACCGGTTCAGGTTATTGGTCAATACTGTAGAAGCAAAAACACCTCCGGCGCCACTCCCGAATCTGCCTGTAGCAAGGGTATTGTGGGAGCCAAAGCCCAATCTAAAGATCGGAGCCGCAGCGTGGATACTTGCCGGAGGGGCACACCACACTTGTTACAGCCAGTCATTATCCACCGAATATCTTGAAGATTTTGCGGAAATGGCAGGCGTCGAATTTGTGCTGATAGATCAACAAACCACTGTCCACAGTTTCAAACAGGAACTGCGGAACAATGAGTTGTATTACCATCTGGCTAAAGGAATACGGTAAAAAATCAGGTGCTTTTCTTCACCAGGCCAACTACAAACAGAAGAACCACAGCGCCTAATACCGAAGTAAGCAGGGAAGGGATGATACCGGTTCCGCTATAGAAGCCTAAAGCACCCAGTACCCAGCCGCCCAAAACGCCGCCAATCAGCCCGACAATCAGATTGCCTATCAGGCCAAAACCGCGTCCTTTCATAATCTGGCCACCAAGATATCCGGCAGCGATTCCGATGAGTGCATAATACAGTAAGCTCATAATTTTCGGGGTTTGGTTAAAATGAAATTTCCCATATCAGGGCACTCCTAATATGGGAAATTTTACACGTAAAAAAAAATTAGGGGACTCTATCCCATTGGGAGAGTCAACCCTAACCCCTAGCTTCTGTATCTGGCGTAATGCCTATAAGAACAATTCAAAGATAAGGGTGGGTTTTTTATTTTGCAAATTATTCGGATTCCGTATTATCTTCCAACAGGAAAGATTCTCCTTCCACAGGTTCTTTTTTTGACACCCAGAAATTATTAAACCCTTCTCCTACAGTGATGGATATTTTCTGAAGTTGTACCAGCTCAAGAATAGCTAAAAAGGTGAATACCACATAGATAAGCACCTTTTCTTCCATTACAAAAGACACAAAATCAACCCGCGAACTGAGCTGCACTTTCTCTAAAAGATTATTTTTAACTTCTTCAACCGTGTAAGGATATTTGCGAATTACATGGCGGGGTTTCTGCATTTGTTCGTGATGGCGTTCCCAGATTCGCTGAAATGTTCTCATCAGCGCGTACATATCCAGGCCGACGAGTTCTTCTTCCGGATATTGGGACTGCATAAACAATTTTTCCTCTTCTTTGGAAAAGCCCCGCGCAGCTCTTTCCGCCTGATCTTTTTCCATTTTTTCAAGATCTGCGAGTACCGACTTGTATCGTTTATACTCCAGCAGACGGCGTACAAGCTCTTCCCGGGGATCAACTTCTTCTCCCGCCTCATTAAATACAGGACGTGGCAGCAGCATTTTCGCTTTGATCCGCATGAGTGTACTTGCGACAAGAATAAATTCTGCGGCAAGTTCAATATTCATCTCCCGCATGGTATGCATATAGTCGAGAAAATCATTAGTGATTTTCGCTATCGGGATATCGTGAATATCGAGTTCGTCCCGCTCTATAAAAAAGAGCAGGAGATCAAAAGGTCCTTCAAACTGTGGGAGTTCAATCCGCCAGGTATTTTCCTGAGTTGTTTCCATACCGGCGGCAAGATACGCAATTTGGCAATTTGTTTTACCGGTTTTCGCCGTAGGATTCCCGCAATTTCCGGGCCTCCTCCTGATATTTTCCACCGGCAGCTTCAATCTCGTTCAGCAATCTGATCGCCGTTTTTTTCCGGCCGCTCAGGGAGTAGTTTTGAGCCAGCAGCCACTGTGATTCTTCAAAAAGTAAAGATTCTGGTGCTCTGGCAAGAATTTTCAGCAGGGTAATACTTTCCCTGTATAAGCCCTGGTAAAAGAATGTACTGGCTTTATAATACTGGGCTACCTGATTTTGGGGTTCACTTTGCAGCACCTCATCCAGTTTTTCTCTGGCGGCAGCGTATTTTTGGGTATCGTGAAGTGCGATTGCCTCTGTAAGCAAATCTGCCATCGCCACGCTTTTCAACAGTTTTCCATGATC
Proteins encoded in this region:
- a CDS encoding GlsB/YeaQ/YmgE family stress response membrane protein, coding for MSLLYYALIGIAAGYLGGQIMKGRGFGLIGNLIVGLIGGVLGGWVLGALGFYSGTGIIPSLLTSVLGAVVLLFVVGLVKKST
- a CDS encoding segregation/condensation protein A; this translates as METTQENTWRIELPQFEGPFDLLLFFIERDELDIHDIPIAKITNDFLDYMHTMREMNIELAAEFILVASTLMRIKAKMLLPRPVFNEAGEEVDPREELVRRLLEYKRYKSVLADLEKMEKDQAERAARGFSKEEEKLFMQSQYPEEELVGLDMYALMRTFQRIWERHHEQMQKPRHVIRKYPYTVEEVKNNLLEKVQLSSRVDFVSFVMEEKVLIYVVFTFLAILELVQLQKISITVGEGFNNFWVSKKEPVEGESFLLEDNTESE
- the araA gene encoding L-arabinose isomerase: MSHFESCQVWFLTGSQHLYGEETLKQVMAHSLEIVRVLNQQEQIPVNVVFKPVLTTPESISQICMEANAEVSCIGVIAWMHTFSPAKMWIGGLKSLQKPMLHLHTQFNRDIPWGEIDMDFMNLNQSAHGGREFGFINTRLRLNRKVVVGHWQDPVVHQGIAVWMRVATAWQDSQQLKIARIGDNMRQVAVTEGDKVSAQIQFGYSVNGYGLGDVTAFVNQVSDAAIDRLTEEYADSYMLASALRKGGIAHTSLREAARIEIGLRAFLESGNFGAFTDTFENLHGLTQLPGIAAQRLMADGYGFGAEGDWKTAALVRAMKVMGHGLKGGNSFMEDYTYHFHPEGMQVLGAHMLEICPSIAETKPACEVHPLGIGGKADPVRLVFNVAAGPALNASMIDMGNRFRLLVNTVEAKTPPAPLPNLPVARVLWEPKPNLKIGAAAWILAGGAHHTCYSQSLSTEYLEDFAEMAGVEFVLIDQQTTVHSFKQELRNNELYYHLAKGIR